Below is a genomic region from Flammeovirgaceae bacterium SG7u.111.
AGCAGAATCTACCGCTACGCGTAGGCTGAACCTTGCGCAGGCATTCAACCCTATCGGGGCAATTATGGGGCAGTTTGTTGCTATCAATTTCATCCTTTCAGGATTAGAGTCTGCAAAGCTTGGAGCAGAAGGATTTTCTGTGTTGGCAGTAGCTGAAAAAGCAGTTGTTCGTACCCATGACCTTATGCTGATCCGTAACCCATACGTGGCGCTCGGGCTGTTTGTATTGATCATGTTGGTGATCTTCATCTTTGTGAAAATGCCAACCCGTGGCGATACAGACCATGAGTTACACATTGGTGCCTCTTTCAGAAGACTAGGGGCTAATTCCAAATACCTTTTTGGCGTAGTAGCACAAGTGTTTTATGTAGGTGCTCAGATTATGTGCTGGACATATGTAGTGCAGTACGGAGAAAATTTGGGGCTTACCAAAGCAGAAGCGCAGAGCTATAACCTCATAGCTACATCGTTGTTTTTTGTCGCTAGGTTGTTAAGTACCTTCTTACTAAAATATGTAAGTGGAGCCAGATTGCTAATGTTATTTGCGTTAGGTGCAGGTGTTTGTATGCTGGGTACTATGTTTATAGGAGGTTTTGTAGGGTTGTATTTCCTTGTAGGTGCTTCTGGGTTTATGTCATTGATGTTCCCTACTATTTACGGTATTGCTTTGGATGGTCTAGGAGATGATGCCAAACTAGGCTCAGCAGGCTTGGTGATGGCAATTGTAGGAGGAGCGATTATGCCACTCTTACAAGGTTCTATGATGGACATTGGTGGCCCAGGTTATGACGACACCCTGATTTTAGGTGTTCCCGAAGTGAATTTCTCCTTTATACTTCCATTGATATGCTTTGTAGTTATTGCTGTTTATGGCTATAAGTCATATCACAGAAGAGTAGCGTAAAGCTACTTTATCAAGCTTAATGTAACCGACTAACACATGAAAAGAATAGATTCATTTAAAAGGTTTTGCAACATCCTGTCGGCAGAAAAAGTACTAATGTACAAAGAGGTGATTGCAAATAAAGAAGCTTTTGAGCAAGCTGTTGACAGAAGCTTGTTAGAAGAACTGGGTATTGTCGAATTGAGCCTCTATCAGGATGAATATGAGGTATTTGTGATAATGGATACAGAGGCAAGCTTTGAATACAAGAAGTATGTAAAAAAGCTTGATAAGCTAGAAGACCAAAGTATCTTGAAAGGTATTACAACGTTCGATACGCCTCATCAAGATGCTACTAGGTGTCATGGTTTTTTGGAGAGGATTTATGAAATGGACCAGGTAATGGCTTTCAGTCCCATAGGTGGTCAGCTTAAGTTGAGGCACCCGATAAAGTACAGGCGGTTTGTAAAGGCGTTGGAGTTAGAGGCTGACGAAGACTTGCTTGTAGAATACAAAAAAGTACATGGCATAGGAGCTGCATGGCCAGAAATTACCCAAGGTATGAAAGATATTGGCATATTGGATATGGAGCTGTACCTCAAAGGCTTTAAAGCTTACATGATCATGGATACACTCAACGATTTTGACCACGAAGAAGCCATGGGTCTATTGGCTCAAAAGCCGAGGCAGGACGAATGGGAAAGCCATGTTTCCAAGTTCCAACGAACTTCGGACGATGCCTCTGCCAAAGAGAAATGGAGAGTTTTGGATTTGATATTTCAGCTTCAAGAAAGCACAGGAGTACTATATTTAGACAACTTGATAAAGATTAAATGAATATGAAACGATTTTTTACATTGCCCTTGTTAATTGCTGCCGTTTTCAGTTGTACAGCTCCCCAAAAAAAAGCTGAAGAGACTACGGTAGCGGCAGAAGGCTACGAAGAGAACTGGGAATCGATAAAGAAATATGAGATTCCGGAATGGTTCAAAGATGCCAAACTCGGTATTTTCATTCACTGGGGACCTTATGCTGTTCCCGCATCAGTTTCCGAATGGTATCCTCGTTTGATGTACCAAGACCAGGTGCAGGTAAACCCTAAAGGCGACACGACTAAAACAGAGCCTACTCAGGTATATCTCGACCATGTAAAAAAATATGGTCCTTTGGACGAGTTCGGTTACAAAGATTTTATTCCTGATTTCACGGGCGAGAATTTCAATGCCGAAGAGTGGACAGATATTTTCATAAAAGCAGGTGCCAAATACGTAGTGCCGGTTGCCGAGCACCACGATAGCTTTGCTATGTACAATTCCAAAATCACCAAATGGAACTCGGTGAACATGGGACCTAAAAAAGATATTTTGGGTGAGTTGGCAGAAGCTGGTAGGGCTAAGGGCTTGAAAATTGGCGCTTCTTCTCACTTTGCCTTCAACTGGGATTATTTCAACAAAACTGGCGATGCGGTCAATCCTGAGTACAGTGATTTTTATGGCAGAATCCACGAGCCTTATGCTCCTGCCGATGAAGAGTTCTTGGAACTTTGGTGGGCAAGAACAAAAGATATCATCGATAACTATCAGCCAGATATTTTGTGGTTCGATTTCGTGATAGATCGTCCAGAATACAAGCCTTACCACCCAAAGCTTGGTGCATATTACTACAACAAAGGTTTGGAATGGGGCAAAGAAGTTGTGCTTCAAAACAAAAACTTTCACGGGTTTGAGTCATTTCCTCCAGGTACTAATGTGTATGACCTTGAAAGGGGAAAAATGGCTGATATCCGCAAGGAAGCTTGGCAAACTGATACTTCTATTGGTAAAAACTCTTGGGGTTATGTAACCGATTGGATTACAAAAACTCCAAACACTATTGTAGATGACCTGATTGATATTGTGAGTAAAAACGGATGTTTGTTGCTCAACATAGGGCCAAAAGCAGACGGTACTATTCCCGAAGATCAGAAAGAAGTATTGATGCAGCTTGGAGGCTGGTTAGAAGTGAACGGAGAAGCTATTTACGGTACAAGGTACTGGAATACGTTTGGCGAAGGACCTACCGAAGTTGCTACGGGTCACCATACAGAGGGTAAAAACAAAGAGCTGACAGGAGAAGATTTTAGGTTCACCCAGAAAGACGGCGTAGTGTATGCCATTGCCATGGACTGGCCAGAAAAACCAGAGGCGGTTGTGAAAGCACTTGGTTCTAAAACCGAGTTCAACGATAAGAAAATCAAAGCTGTTTCCCTACTTGGCAACGATGTTGAACTTACCTGGGAACAGACCGAAGACAAATTGACGATTAATATGCCAGTTGAGAAAGTAGGCGATTATGCCTTTACTTTCAAAGTTGAGTTTGAATAAAATTGGCAATTTTTTTCTAAGCTAGAAAGTTCATCTTCAAGTAACTCTAGGCTTTTGACTGGAGTTACTTTTTTCTATTCACATTTCACCCTATATTTTTATTTCATATGAAACCAATTACTCATTTACTTGGGTTATTTTTGGTATTCTCTATTTTTTCTTGCCAACAAGAAAAAACCAAAAAGCCTAATATCATTTATATTATGTCCGATGACCATACTACGCAAGCATTTGGCGTATATGGCAGCCGCTTGGCAGGGCTCAACCCAACGCCTACGCTCGATAAGCTCGCAGCAGATGGCATGTATTTTACCAATGCATTTTGTTCAAACAGTATTTGTACCCCTTCAAGGGCAACGATCTTGACAGGGCAATTTGGTCACGTAAATGGCGTCTACGATTTGGATGGACACCTTGACGAATCGAAGCAGTATTTGCCCAAGGAAATGAAAAAGCTTGGCTATGAAACTGCCATGATAGGCAAATGGCATTTGAAAGAAGAACCGGCTGCTTTTGATTTTTACAAAGTATTGAAATTGCAAGGAGATTATTTTGACCCAACCTTTAGGGTGAGGGGAGAAAAGGAATGGCCTAATAACACAGAGAAACACGAAGGGCATTCTACAGACGTAATCACAGATCTTACCTTGGAGTGGTTGAAAGGAAGAGATAGTGAAAAACCATTTTTCTTGATGCACCACTACAAAGCGCCCCACGACATGTTCGAGTATGCCCCGAGGTACGAAGACTACTTGGCTGATGTGGAAATACCAGAGCCCGAAAGCTTATTTACCCAACCAGAATTTGGCTCTGAAGCAACAAGAGGAAAAAATGATAGCCTGATTCATAGAATTGGGACATCTATTTCAAGCCGCCATGTAGTACGGAATTATGTGCAAGATTTTAAAATTGACACTACGCTCTCAGAAGTAGAGCAGACGAAGGCTGCTTACCAAGCTTACCTCAAAAAATACTTGCGCTGTGTGAAAGGAGTAGACGATAACCTCGCCCGTTTGTTCAAACACCTAGAAGAAACTGGGGAAATGGAAAATACGATTATTATCTATACTGGAGATCAGGGATTTATGCTTGGGGAGCACGATTACATGGACAAACGTTGGATGTACGAAGAGGCGATGAGAATGCCGTTGATCGTTCGCTATCCTGAAAAAATTAAGCCTGGAACAGTTTCAACTGCGATGGTGAGCAACTGCGATTATGCTCCGTTCATGATCGAGCTGGCTGGAGGAAAAACTCCTGAATATATGCAAGGAAAAAGTTTGGTGCCACTTATGGATGGTACAAAACCTGCGGATTGGAGGAAATCAGTGTATTATAGATACTGGATGCACCTCATGCACCACGACAACCCAGCCCACTTTGGTATCCGCACGGAAGATTACAAGTTGATTTTCTATTATGCTCAGCCAAGGCAGACGGAGAAAATAGGTACTCCATCGATGCCTTGGAAGAAAAACTCCTTTATGATAGAGCCTACCCCAGTTGCCTGGGAGCTTTATGACCTTAAAAATGATCCGAATGAAGTGGTGAATTTGTATGGGAAAGAAGGGTACGAAGAAATTACCCAGAGCTTGAAAGCTCAACTTAAGGAGCTTCGTGCAGAAGTGGGAGAGGACGATTCTCAGTTTCCTCATATTCAAGAGGTGGTGGAAGCTTATTGGGATAAATAAAGTCGGGTTTTGATATTCAATCAATGAGTTTTGCCTTGTTCATGATTATGTGTTCAAGGCAAAATTTTATCGGCTAAGCATGCTTTTAAACTAAAAATGAATATGAAAAGAAACTACTTTATTTTTTGCCTTTTTTCCCTCGGGCTTTTTGCAACATGCAACCCTCCAAAGAAGAGTTGGGATGTTCGGGAGTTTGGTGCAGTGGCCGATTCTGTAACTATGAATACAAAAGCTATTCAGCAGGCAATCGACGCTTGCCACCAAGCCGGTGGAGGGATAGTTGAGTTGAAAGAGGGGGAGTATATTTCTGGTACTATCCTCTTGAAAGATAATGTGACCCTTTCGGTGAGCAAGGATGCCAAATTAATAGGAAGCCCCAACCCGATGGACTACCAAAGTATCGACCCATTTACAGATGCTACGGGTCAGTTGCGTGGGAAATGCCTTGTTGGATCTTTAAATGCTACCAATGTCGGGATAATAGGAGGTGGAGTGATAGATGGGCAAGGGGAGATGTTCAAGAAAGGCAAGCTGCTATCGACCATGAAAAAACTTGGGGTAGATAAATCTGAAATCAACGCGTATGCTTCAAACCGTCCTTTTTTAGTTCGTTTTGTAAAATCTACCGATATTGTAGTGGAAGACATTGAGCTGAGGCAACCCGCCGCTTGGACGTGCCATTTTTTCCAATGCTCAAAAATCAAGGTGAACAAAGTCAAGATTTATAGCCACGCCCACAAAAACAACGATGGCATCGACCTAGATTCAAGTTCCGATGGCATCGTCACCAACTGCGATATAGATGCAGGCGACGATGCCATTTGCTTCAAATCTACCAGCCCTGTTCCTACCCAAAACATCCAAGTGTCCAACTGTAAACTCAAAAGCGATTGGGGGACTATAAAGTTTGGGACGGAATCGATGGGGGACTTTAAAAACATTACAGTGAAGAACTGCAAAATCTACGATACAAAGGGTGGGGGGATTAAAATTTTGAGCGTGGATGGAGCGAATATCAGCGACATCACTATTGATAGTATCCAGATGGAAAATGTGGATATGCCTATTTTTATCAGGCTTGGCGAACGCTTGCGAACGTATAGAGGTGCGCCTCAACAAGCCGTTGGCAGTATCACAAATGTGAGAATAAGCAATGTGGTAGCAACTGCCCGTAGCTTGGACGAGTCGAGGGTAACACCACCTTCGGGCGTATTTATTACAGGAACACCGAACCATAAAATAGGAAAAGTATCTCTCAAAAATATCCAGGTCAATTTGCCGGGTGGAGGCACAGCCGAGCAGTCTGAGCTTGAAGTGCCCGAAGATGAAAAAAGATATCCTGAATTCAGCTTTTTCGGAGTTTCGCCAGCTTCAGGTCTTTATGCCCGACACGTTCAATATTTATCCGTTGATGCGCTTTCTGTTTCCTTGGTTGCCAAAGACGACCGCCAAGGCTTTATTTATTCTGATGTGGACAACAAGAATTTGAATGATGTTCAAATCGATTAACTTTTTTAACTATGAATTTGAAACAAGTTTTTTTCTCGATTTTTACCCTGATTACTTTTAGCTATCAACTTCAGGCGCAAAACCCTTTGGTTACACATATGTTCACAGCAGACCCAACTGCACGGGTGCACGAGGGCAAGTTGTATATTTATCCATCTCACGATGTGGTTCCTCCCGTAGGTATTGAAGCCCCACGCTTTTGTATGCCCGACTACCACATTTTTTCTTTGGAAAATGGGAGCACTTGGAAAGACCATGGAAGGGTGCTTGACCAAAATGAAGTGCCTTGGGGCGAGAAAAACTCTTTTGGGATGTGGGCGCCAGATTGCATTGAAAGGGATGGGAAATATTACTATTACTACCCTGCCAAACCGAAAAATGACAAAGCTTTTCGTCGGATTGGCGTAGGTGTTTCTGATAGTCCGTCAGGCCCTTTCAAATGGGAAAAGGATTTCATCAAAGGAGTATCGGGCATTGACCCTGGGCTGCTTTTAGATGACGACGATAAGGCTTACTTGTTCTTTGGAGGTGGCCACGAACTTTATGTAGCTCCTTTGAAAAAGAACATGAAAGAAATAGATGCTGAGCCAATTTTGGTCAAAGGCTTGCCAGCTGGTTACAAAGAAGGTTCTTTTCCTTTTAAAAAGGACTCGGTTTACTACCTCACATTTGCCCACGTATTTGCTGATGAAGGGTACACGATTGGTTATGCCACTTCTGAAAATCCATTGGGACCTTATACCTACCAAGGCAAAATTATGGACAATATTGAGAATGGGACTAACCACCATTCTGTAGTGGAGTATGAAGGTCAATGGATATTATTTTATCACTGGTGGGATGTTAGTGGCTATAACAAGCTCCGTTCGATGCGAGCTGATTACATGTATTTTAAAAAAGACGGCACTATAAAAAAGGTAATTCCAACTATGCGGGGCATAGGAACTCCCACTCTTGGCGATACTATTCAGGTGGATAGGTACAATGAGATCAGCAAAGCTAAAACTGCTTTTGTGGGTGGAGAAAATGAGCCTCTGGGCTGGATGGTGACGGATGCCAGAATGATGGGTTATGTGAAATTTAACAGGGTTGATTTTGGAAAAGGCGAGGCGAAGAAAATGGAGGCAAGAATAGCTTGCGGCCAGCGAGTTGGAAGCTTTGAGGTTCGCCTAGGAAACCCAAAAGGAAAATTGGTGGCAGAGTTTCCCATAGAGTACACCGGAGGTTGGAATTCTTGGAAAACCATTGAAACCGATGTGCTGGAATCAGTTTCGGGAGTTCATGACTTGGTGGTGGTCTTTAAATCGGATTGGGGTTCTACCAAATCGGTTAATTTGAATTGGTTGATTATCAAATAAATTGCAGTGTGTTATTTTACCTGATTGTTTAATTATGATCAGCTCGACTAATAACTGTTTTACTAAAAAAAGCTATTAGTCGAGCCTATAAACCTTCTTCACAAATATGAAAACAAAAAAACATGTATTCCTAATAGCCTTGTTCATTGGGCTAGTTTCGTGTAATCTTTTT
It encodes:
- the fucP gene encoding L-fucose:H+ symporter permease — translated: MEKMIDKVVEKKVMLPFVLVTTLFALWGFANDITNPMVSAFKTVMEISNMEASLVQFAFYGGYATMAIPAAIFIKKYSYKSGILMGLALYAVGALMFYPAASTEQFWLFLVSLYVLTFGLAFLETTANPFMLALGAESTATRRLNLAQAFNPIGAIMGQFVAINFILSGLESAKLGAEGFSVLAVAEKAVVRTHDLMLIRNPYVALGLFVLIMLVIFIFVKMPTRGDTDHELHIGASFRRLGANSKYLFGVVAQVFYVGAQIMCWTYVVQYGENLGLTKAEAQSYNLIATSLFFVARLLSTFLLKYVSGARLLMLFALGAGVCMLGTMFIGGFVGLYFLVGASGFMSLMFPTIYGIALDGLGDDAKLGSAGLVMAIVGGAIMPLLQGSMMDIGGPGYDDTLILGVPEVNFSFILPLICFVVIAVYGYKSYHRRVA
- a CDS encoding L-rhamnose mutarotase — its product is MKRIDSFKRFCNILSAEKVLMYKEVIANKEAFEQAVDRSLLEELGIVELSLYQDEYEVFVIMDTEASFEYKKYVKKLDKLEDQSILKGITTFDTPHQDATRCHGFLERIYEMDQVMAFSPIGGQLKLRHPIKYRRFVKALELEADEDLLVEYKKVHGIGAAWPEITQGMKDIGILDMELYLKGFKAYMIMDTLNDFDHEEAMGLLAQKPRQDEWESHVSKFQRTSDDASAKEKWRVLDLIFQLQESTGVLYLDNLIKIK
- a CDS encoding alpha-L-fucosidase, which codes for MKRFFTLPLLIAAVFSCTAPQKKAEETTVAAEGYEENWESIKKYEIPEWFKDAKLGIFIHWGPYAVPASVSEWYPRLMYQDQVQVNPKGDTTKTEPTQVYLDHVKKYGPLDEFGYKDFIPDFTGENFNAEEWTDIFIKAGAKYVVPVAEHHDSFAMYNSKITKWNSVNMGPKKDILGELAEAGRAKGLKIGASSHFAFNWDYFNKTGDAVNPEYSDFYGRIHEPYAPADEEFLELWWARTKDIIDNYQPDILWFDFVIDRPEYKPYHPKLGAYYYNKGLEWGKEVVLQNKNFHGFESFPPGTNVYDLERGKMADIRKEAWQTDTSIGKNSWGYVTDWITKTPNTIVDDLIDIVSKNGCLLLNIGPKADGTIPEDQKEVLMQLGGWLEVNGEAIYGTRYWNTFGEGPTEVATGHHTEGKNKELTGEDFRFTQKDGVVYAIAMDWPEKPEAVVKALGSKTEFNDKKIKAVSLLGNDVELTWEQTEDKLTINMPVEKVGDYAFTFKVEFE
- a CDS encoding sulfatase yields the protein MKPITHLLGLFLVFSIFSCQQEKTKKPNIIYIMSDDHTTQAFGVYGSRLAGLNPTPTLDKLAADGMYFTNAFCSNSICTPSRATILTGQFGHVNGVYDLDGHLDESKQYLPKEMKKLGYETAMIGKWHLKEEPAAFDFYKVLKLQGDYFDPTFRVRGEKEWPNNTEKHEGHSTDVITDLTLEWLKGRDSEKPFFLMHHYKAPHDMFEYAPRYEDYLADVEIPEPESLFTQPEFGSEATRGKNDSLIHRIGTSISSRHVVRNYVQDFKIDTTLSEVEQTKAAYQAYLKKYLRCVKGVDDNLARLFKHLEETGEMENTIIIYTGDQGFMLGEHDYMDKRWMYEEAMRMPLIVRYPEKIKPGTVSTAMVSNCDYAPFMIELAGGKTPEYMQGKSLVPLMDGTKPADWRKSVYYRYWMHLMHHDNPAHFGIRTEDYKLIFYYAQPRQTEKIGTPSMPWKKNSFMIEPTPVAWELYDLKNDPNEVVNLYGKEGYEEITQSLKAQLKELRAEVGEDDSQFPHIQEVVEAYWDK
- a CDS encoding glycosyl hydrolase family 28 protein; protein product: MKRNYFIFCLFSLGLFATCNPPKKSWDVREFGAVADSVTMNTKAIQQAIDACHQAGGGIVELKEGEYISGTILLKDNVTLSVSKDAKLIGSPNPMDYQSIDPFTDATGQLRGKCLVGSLNATNVGIIGGGVIDGQGEMFKKGKLLSTMKKLGVDKSEINAYASNRPFLVRFVKSTDIVVEDIELRQPAAWTCHFFQCSKIKVNKVKIYSHAHKNNDGIDLDSSSDGIVTNCDIDAGDDAICFKSTSPVPTQNIQVSNCKLKSDWGTIKFGTESMGDFKNITVKNCKIYDTKGGGIKILSVDGANISDITIDSIQMENVDMPIFIRLGERLRTYRGAPQQAVGSITNVRISNVVATARSLDESRVTPPSGVFITGTPNHKIGKVSLKNIQVNLPGGGTAEQSELEVPEDEKRYPEFSFFGVSPASGLYARHVQYLSVDALSVSLVAKDDRQGFIYSDVDNKNLNDVQID
- a CDS encoding family 43 glycosylhydrolase, giving the protein MNLKQVFFSIFTLITFSYQLQAQNPLVTHMFTADPTARVHEGKLYIYPSHDVVPPVGIEAPRFCMPDYHIFSLENGSTWKDHGRVLDQNEVPWGEKNSFGMWAPDCIERDGKYYYYYPAKPKNDKAFRRIGVGVSDSPSGPFKWEKDFIKGVSGIDPGLLLDDDDKAYLFFGGGHELYVAPLKKNMKEIDAEPILVKGLPAGYKEGSFPFKKDSVYYLTFAHVFADEGYTIGYATSENPLGPYTYQGKIMDNIENGTNHHSVVEYEGQWILFYHWWDVSGYNKLRSMRADYMYFKKDGTIKKVIPTMRGIGTPTLGDTIQVDRYNEISKAKTAFVGGENEPLGWMVTDARMMGYVKFNRVDFGKGEAKKMEARIACGQRVGSFEVRLGNPKGKLVAEFPIEYTGGWNSWKTIETDVLESVSGVHDLVVVFKSDWGSTKSVNLNWLIIK